A segment of the Acidobacteriota bacterium genome:
GGGCTCGTATCGGATGACCGGTTTGGGGATCCGGAAAAGTGAGAACGGTTTCAACAATTGGGGGATGGGTACTGAGGATTGGGGAATCAAGGAAGGCAATTTTTGCCATTTTGACAACCAGTCTCGCGGCCCGGAAATGAACTGATACGGGTTGCCAGATCAACAATCCAACAAGAAAAAGAGCCCCGCCTGTCAGCATGAGCCGACGTTTTTGCAGGAGCGGACGAACCGTGATTTTCATAGCAGTCCTTGCATGAGGATATGATAGATTAGGCTCAGACACAGCATAAATAACATTCCTCAACAGGCAATTAAATCACTTTGATAGATAATTTTGCGTCACAATCCGATTTAACCAACGGGGTCAGTATTGTCATTCCCTCGTTTAACGGTCAGCACCTGTTAAAGCGGTTTCTTCCATCGGTCATTCAGGCAGCCGAAGTCTATGAACAACAGTCTGGAGCGCCAACCGAGATTATCATTGTGGATGATGGAAGTCAGGATGAAACGGTCAACTGGTTAACCCGTCACTTTCCAAACCGGGTTTTGTGCCTGCCGCAAACTCACAATCGTGGGTTCAGTCCAACGTGCAATATCGGATTTGCGGCGGCGCGATTGCCGCTGATCTGGTTGCTCAATAATGATATCGAAGCCACCCCAACTGCCCTTATCTGGCTGGTTCGCCATTTTCAAAACCCGGACGTTTTTGCAGTCGGAAGTCGGGCCTACCGTTTGAGTCCAGATCTGAAACCAACCACCGAAATTGACGGGGCAGGCCGGGTTGGCGAACTGGTTCGAGGATTTTGGAAAGTGTATCGCAGTTATGACCTGCTTCCAGAATATAACCGCGAGATCAACAAACCCCTCTTTACAATGATGGCCAGCGGGGGGTATGTCCTCTTTGATGCGACAAAACTGAAGCGTATTGGAGGGTTTGAGGAACTTCTGGCTCCATTCTACTGGGAAGATGCTGAGTTGTGTTATCGGGCCTGGAAGCGAGGCTGGCAGGTGCTCTATGAACCGGAAAGCCTGGTCTATCACCAGTCAAGTGCCACGATTCCAAAGCATTTCGAGGCCAAAACCGTCAATGTCATTGCGACGCGCAACCGGATGATCATGCATTGGATCCACCTGCATGATCCGTGGATGTGGGTTTCACATCTTGGAATGACAGCTTTGCTCCTTGTGCGCGATCTGATTTCAGGCGGCAAATATCAGGACATTCAGGCTTTTCAACAAGTCTGGCAGATGCGAAAGAAAATCTGGAACCGGCGGCAGGAAGAACGCCAGTCAGCCGTCCGAACTGATCGCGAAATCCTCGATCTTTTGAAAGAAGTAACTCAGCGTCAGGGAGTAGTGACCTATAAAAATGCCGAAGAGTATGCAGCTTTTCTGGAAAAGGCCAACCCGGCAGGGGACAGGGGGACAGGGTGACAAGGTGACAAGGTGACAAATGACAGAGTGACAGAGTGACAGGGTGACAAGGTGACAAATGACAAGGTGACAGAGTGACAAATGACAGGGTGACAGAGTGACAAGGTGACTGGGTGACAAGGTGACAGGGTGATCAATGAGATTTCATTTTTATTGTCACCTTGTCACCCAGTCACCTTGTCATTAAACCACCAGCCACTGATGGTGGGCCGGATCAACCTTCAGTTCACGATGGAGACGGTCAATCAGGTCCCAGCCATAGCGGGTCAGAAACGGAAGCAGGTTCAGTTCACGTTCCTGTTTGGCATTATCTGGATAGAGCGCAGCCACGGCCCGTTCGATTTGCCGTCGGGTTGCTTCTTCAGCTTGAGACCGACTGTTCAAGAACCGATTTTGTAAATGATTGAGTTGATAGAGGATCTTTTCCCGACTTTGAACCAGTGCTTTGGCCAGCGTTGGATCCTGCCGGTCAAGTGAAGTCTGCAATTTATCAAGCTGGGTATTGAACAGGGTTTCAGTTTCGGTAAACAGCTCCGCCGTGCTGCTATCCAGAACTTCAGTTAAGATCCGGCGCATCAAGGTTTGTTCGCCGTTCACCACATCAATCACAGAAAATTGAAATTTCTCAAGGGTTTTCAGATGACGCCGCTCAACCAGCGTCATTCCGGAACGCGGCCACCGAACCGGCGCGGTTCGCTTGAGATGATCATAAATTGGCTGGGATTGCGCCAGATAGGCCAGTTCAGCCGGTCCAACGACCTGGGCGACGGTTGGCAACAGCACGTCTTGAACAACTGGCCGGAGCAGGGCATTTGGGGTAATGCGCAAGGGGTCAGATTCAAAAATTGCACTGAGTTCTTCAGTCGAAAACTGATGCTGGTCGCCGCTGGCGCTTTTGGTTTGGAATCCGTCGGGCGTTTGAATCAGAGATGTTCGGGTTTCGTTAAGTTCAACAAACACAAGCGATTGATTTACATCGGTTTTCACCTGCGCATGGTAGCCAGTTTCAATCAGGGCCTGACTCTGGCGGTGAATGGCACTGGCTAATTCCTGACGGTTTCTGATTGCAGCTTGAAACACCTGATGGGTTGCGGCTTTGAGTCGAGCGTCACGTGGGTCAATGACAATCAATCCATATTTTGAAAATAGCCGGGTCATCCATCGGGCAAACGCATCGCACCAGCCAACCCCTGTTTGGTATGCGTCACGCAAATCAGTCAGAATTCCAGCCGTAAAATCAGTCTCTGGGAGCGCTCCGACCAGTGCTTCCCAGGACTGATCAATGGTGGGTTCAATCGTTCGTTTTCCGACCGGAGGTTGTGACACGGTGGAATCCTGATATGGAATTTTCACCAGTCCGCCATCACGACCAAACAAGATAGTGTGATTGACCTCGGCAAAGTCATGATCTTCACTGGCAATCCAAAAAACGGGGACGGCTGGTGTTCCCGCCTGTGTGAGCTGGTCAGCCAGATGAATTATCGTCAAGGCTTTATAGACACTCAATAACGGCCCCCCAAACAACCCGGCCTGCTGCCCGCCGACGATTGCCACCGTGCGTTGATTGCGCAATTTGTCAATTTGAGCGAAGGTGTGTGGTGTGGCACCCCAGCTCCGGTTTTGTTCGAGTAAAACTTCGACCAGGGTGTCACGTTCGGGATGCTCCGCCGCAATACCTGGCGCCAGGGTGGCCAGATGGTGAACGGAAAGTGTTTGCGAGGAAAAACCAGGGAAGAATGCCGCAAGCTGGTTAGAGCCATTCAAGTAATCAAGAAAAAGCCGGGAATTTCCGGGGAATTCCTGGTGATGAGTGAAAAAACAGACAGAATCAGTTGAAACAAGGGATGGGGCTGTCACAGAATTTTTCTCCGGCTGGTAAAAATTGAAGGTGTCGCCCGTGGTCGGCTGTTCCTGGAAAGGCTTGAAGTTGAAAAACTTATTGAGACTGGAAAGCCTGAATTCACCTGGCGAGTGCAGAATCGAATTTCCATCATACGGAAAATTTCTAAAAATCGGCGACCACTTTGCCGATCTGAAAAATCACACACCAATTGATCAGGCAACTTCCACGAGTTGGAACTCCGTTTCAGAAGAAAATTCATTGAGGAACAGGTGGCTTATGGGGACT
Coding sequences within it:
- a CDS encoding glycosyltransferase family 2 protein codes for the protein MIDNFASQSDLTNGVSIVIPSFNGQHLLKRFLPSVIQAAEVYEQQSGAPTEIIIVDDGSQDETVNWLTRHFPNRVLCLPQTHNRGFSPTCNIGFAAARLPLIWLLNNDIEATPTALIWLVRHFQNPDVFAVGSRAYRLSPDLKPTTEIDGAGRVGELVRGFWKVYRSYDLLPEYNREINKPLFTMMASGGYVLFDATKLKRIGGFEELLAPFYWEDAELCYRAWKRGWQVLYEPESLVYHQSSATIPKHFEAKTVNVIATRNRMIMHWIHLHDPWMWVSHLGMTALLLVRDLISGGKYQDIQAFQQVWQMRKKIWNRRQEERQSAVRTDREILDLLKEVTQRQGVVTYKNAEEYAAFLEKANPAGDRGTG
- the bshC gene encoding bacillithiol biosynthesis cysteine-adding enzyme BshC; the protein is MTAPSLVSTDSVCFFTHHQEFPGNSRLFLDYLNGSNQLAAFFPGFSSQTLSVHHLATLAPGIAAEHPERDTLVEVLLEQNRSWGATPHTFAQIDKLRNQRTVAIVGGQQAGLFGGPLLSVYKALTIIHLADQLTQAGTPAVPVFWIASEDHDFAEVNHTILFGRDGGLVKIPYQDSTVSQPPVGKRTIEPTIDQSWEALVGALPETDFTAGILTDLRDAYQTGVGWCDAFARWMTRLFSKYGLIVIDPRDARLKAATHQVFQAAIRNRQELASAIHRQSQALIETGYHAQVKTDVNQSLVFVELNETRTSLIQTPDGFQTKSASGDQHQFSTEELSAIFESDPLRITPNALLRPVVQDVLLPTVAQVVGPAELAYLAQSQPIYDHLKRTAPVRWPRSGMTLVERRHLKTLEKFQFSVIDVVNGEQTLMRRILTEVLDSSTAELFTETETLFNTQLDKLQTSLDRQDPTLAKALVQSREKILYQLNHLQNRFLNSRSQAEEATRRQIERAVAALYPDNAKQERELNLLPFLTRYGWDLIDRLHRELKVDPAHHQWLVV